CTCCTTATTCCAATACTAACGGAGATGGGGTAGGGTTCCCAGCCTTGGTGGAATCCAaccctcctgttttctttttgaTGTTTGCCTTGTTTAGGGTGAATAgtgtttttttgctttgggaaCAACCAATATTGAGTAGCTGCAAATGGCACTAGAGTTTTATATGGctgtgcctcaaagttttgtcctctgcctccatctgctggtgggagtatataacccactggtctggactgatctgtggtattacaggaatgaaaattagcaggtaataaccTTTCTTGGTGATTTGCCTACCTGTTGGTTAAAATCTCCTACAATTATTGTAGATTCAGGAGAAGGAAATATCTTGGTGAATAATTCTATTAGGGGTGCGCACATTTTTGTAGTAAGCGTGGAGGGCAATAAACCAGACCTATGTGTAGTTGCTGAGATTTTAGTATTGCCGCTTCATAGGGAGGGATAATGTCTACTTTCCAATGTACtagtttcagttcttttttttttttttttttactgattattaataaACCCCCACCTTTACCTTTCTGTCTGGGTATGTGAACTATCGCATAGTGCTGGTGAGATATTTGGTTTAGGATTCCATTATCTTTGTCTGccagccaggtttctgtaatgcAAAACATGGTGGGCTGTAAATCTTCTAGTAGGTTAATtgctggggtttttgttttttttatgatagATTGTACATTTAACAAGAACAGAGTGAACATTAAGCATGAGGAGATATTGGTTAGGTTAGTACTTATCGTTGGGAATGTTAAGTTTGTTAGCCTTCTATGTTTCATGCTGGTGCTTCTCCTTAGATCCCTGTATATGCCACATCCATGAATGGGTTCGATGTAGTACAACTGGGCCATAGTTGTAAGGGTCAGATGGGATAATTGAGGTGATTGATGTAGCAGTGAAGTAAGAAAGtactgccactcaggcacccatggTGTGCTTCTTTGTGCGTGCGCCCTTTGGCACAAGCGCCTTTTCGGTGTCGCCGCAGCATTCAAGAAGTCGGGAGAGGTAGGCAGGCTGTGACCGGAGTTGCCGAACCAGTGCCAGGATTCCCTTCTCTCACTGGTGCTTTGGGGGGCGCTTTCAGCTCAGCTCTAGCACTGTCCTTTGTGTCTGTGCTGGAGTGCTGGCTCTGGTGCTTCTCCCAATGCTGCCCGCTCTTTGCTGTACTGGTCTCCTTTCCCAGAGCTCTCCTTTTGGGATTATCATCAAAATCACTTATTGGTTACATTTATTAGTGAACATGAAAGCATGGTTGATTCTTGGAAAATTAAAGCACACCACTCAGGCCCCGGCTGGCAAGAGGAAGGATGCATTGGACTTGCTGCAAGGCTGTTCTCCTGTTCCTGTTTTGCAGTCACAGGAGTTGGTGAGAAAGAGGATATGGATGGTGCAGGAACGAAGTTAACCAGGGATTGGGAGGTGGGGATGGTAGAATATGCCATCTACTGTTACCAATGCTGTTGTTTTGAATTGATCCCTAGTCTCCTGTGACAGTTTGGCCAGGATTGGCTAATTATGCAGCAAGGCCCAATTTTACAGCCCTTACCTCAGCCGCCCAATCATGAGAGAGTGGGGGCCCTGCTTATAGCATGAGTCTAAGGTGCTTCATCGGACACTGATCCTGTGTAAGCACCATGCCTACTGACAGCTGGGGGTAGTGTTGTAGGGTGTGATGAGAAGTCAAGTTCTGTGCTGCTTAGACTCCATAGGCTGGCTCAGCTATGGGATGTCACCCACTTCGAACTGAGGCCCTGTACCAATGCAGTTTGCAGAGTAGATCATGCCAGCCCTGGTCAAGGGCCCCCTTCCCGAGAAAGCCTTGGGATACAGGTGTCCTTGGCTGGGCCCAACTGGGGTATCCCCAGACCCCTCCAATTCCCCTTTTAGTCCAATAGAAAACTGCAAGGCCTGATCCTTCCCCAGGACTCCCATTCCCTGGAAATATGTGCCTTAGACCTCCTCCACTGCCTCCACTTACTCTCTTCTGTAGGGTCCATAAGAAGAAAAGGGCAGGTGATGCCCACTCATGTCTATCCTGCTGACTTGAGATTTATAAATGGAGTTCATGGCAGCCAGTGCCAAAGTGGTTTCTTCAGCACCTGTCTGGTGCAGCCGGTGCCATGAATTTgtagggccattggtgccatttggAAATCTCTTGTTGCCAGGGCAGGAATGAGTGGACATTGCTCCTGCCTCTTCCATCCTATGGGCCCCATGGTAGAGGGTAAGTGAGGGCTGGGGAGGAGGGCCCTAGCAACTGTATCTGGAGGGACTTATAGAATCCTGGGGAGGCACTGGTGGGGTCAGGGCCCCCAAGGATttctgggggtggtggtgggcaTCATaagggcccttttttttttcacaacaaTCTTTTTCATGTATACCACCAAAAAAAGGCTGGGTTTTCAatatattcacaatgaatatggaaGAGATAGagctgcatacaatggaggcaatgcatgtacatccctctcatgcatatttattgcagctATCTTGAAAATCAagctcttgaggaccggaattggTCAGCTCTGATGTATACTCAGTGCTCATATCCTGAAAACGAGAGCAGGGGTGGGGGATAGTACTCGATCAATGTGAGTACTATCCCCCACCACCAGATCCACTTCACTATTTGTAAAAATCACGTTTTCTAGAACCCAGAACGCCGTGAGGAGTTTAGATCCGAGCAGCTGCTCCATTTGATCCAGTTCTTACCAAAGTGATTTCCTGTATTTTGGGGATGGGTTGGGGGCCACCCTGTGTCCCCTACCCTGGTTTATGCAGCACAGGGTAATCGTCCAAACTCTTCCCAGGGAACAGTCTTGTTTGTTCAAAATGaggttttatttttcccagggtAAGGCACTGCTTGGCCAGCATCGTCCCACGCTGTTCTCGTGAACCGTGCAGCTGCGAGCCGGGGGCATAAGGACGCGGAGGGGCCTCAATCACGCCGAGAAGGGACTGCCTTCAGGTAGGTCGCCCATCCTAGTGCCCAACCCAGGCAGAAAGCAGAGCTGGTGCCGCACCGTCATCCCGCCAAACGTCGATTCACCACAACTCCGTAACTCTCCGCGCTGAGGCGAAATCCTCTAGCAGTCTAGCGAAATAACTAACTGGGGACTTTTACTCCCGCGTTTATTCAGAGgtctgctcccccttccccctcccaagccCAGCCCATAGTCTCTTGCTACAGAGTCGGGAAACGCCTCTGTTGCCTGCATTGGGTGGATGGAAAGCAGTCGTGACCCTCGTTATAGCGGGGGGTTCAACATGTTTCTCTTTAAGCATTTCATGCTTAACCTACTTTTTAACTTCGTTCAAATATTCGGTGCAGGGAATTTAAATAAGTTATTTAATATTCAGGCTAGTCTATGTGTACACGCATGGCGGATTATAATAATTCGACTATAGAATATATTAAGAGTCTTACTCCTGATTTGGCGTTATagtttgtttattgtatttgatgtatagcttttttttttttttttacataaatcaAAGCGATGTTATTTGCCGGCTGTTCCTATATAGTGGTTTTCACGCATCCTTTATGAGTCGTTCCCTGCCAACCAATACACATACTCgagaacttttgagttgtggtgagcctggtattgctgttgattagcagaggtACGGGAAGGAAGAACGAATGGaaataatatgtatcagctttctctcttccaccaccCCTTTCAAACTaatccacatgtttttttttttctcccacccatcacctgtcgtcgtccccccccccactcctctccAGAGATGATCCAGCAAAAACCCTCTTTCCCTGAGCctagcactctctttgctcccctcccctataagtctcagctccatgaATTATGCGTCCTCACTCTACCCTTACCTGAGTGATTCCCCAGTCCTGGAATCACCGCTGCAGTCTGAGTTTTGTGTGTATTGTAGCCCCCTctccagtttttactgcttttctgtgcactttcccagtgcccgaagaaattagcgcctacctttgcggcttggctgcacattttactttctgtatcgcgcaggaatacctaatagggccatcaacatgcatttgcatgttgcgggcgctattaggttcagcagattggacgcgcgtttttgaccccttactgaataaggggtaagggaaaacgcgcgtccagtgtCTGTCAGGTAGTTTGTAGGTCCACTGCTACCTTTGTATGCACAGACCTGTAagcacatttttaaagggaattcTCCACTGAGTTTCACTTTGATCAAATCCAAGCAGCAAGATTCACAGGAAATTAGCATCAGCTTTTTTGTGCGGAGTAGGGCTGCAGGAAAAAGAACACACAAAGATTAGAAAAATCAAATCCCCAGTATACCCCACTTCCCCATGGCTAAAATTACATGTGCTGTGGAACACCATGCATACTTTTCTCCACCTTGAGGGTAGGCGCTTTTCAAAGATTTTTATGCGAGTTTACTTGTgtaaaatggacttttgaaaattaccctctaaaggCTAACACTAATGGCCAGTACAGAAAGATCCTACTTCAGCGGATGGTTCCTTGGTATGTCTAGGATTTGCCTTCCTGTTGTCTCCTGCAGCAATAAGATTCCATGAGGAAGAAAGTCCCTAGGAGGGTCTCACCTGCTGATCTGCTGATGTTCTGCTTGCTGTTGTGTTACAGCCTTGCAGTCCTGTGACTTGTGGGTGCCCCAGAGATGTCTGCAAACAAGAACATTCAACGCCTCCTGCAACTGGTGCCCGGGAAGAAGCGTTTTGGCATTTACAGGTtcctccctttcttcttcctcctcgggGGTGCCATGGAGTGGTTCATGATCAACGTTAGGATTGGCAAGGAAACATTTTGTAAGTAATGCTAGGATGGAGGGCATGAAGCCTACAAGTGCCCACCTGAATTCAAATGGCGAGATAGCTTCACTCATTCAAACCTACTTGCTCCCTCTGTTCCCAGGCCCACGCTTCATCCCATTTACCAGGCAAGCGCTTTTATGATTTGAGCATTCTCGCTGCTGGGTTAATGtatatgtttgtatgtatgtgctCCGTGTAGATTTCTTTTGCTTACTTTTCAGCAAAATAACTAGGCAAATATCTTTTGCCGGCAGATGATGTTTACCGAAGGAAGCAGGCAGAGAGACAATACCAGCAGAGGATAGAGGAGGGTTCGACCTCAGAGCCTCAGACCTCAGTGAAATGAAGACTTGAACTCCCTGAATAGTGCATAGCCTCAAAAGGCTTTCCTCATGATGTTGGCAAGAGATCGTGTGTTTTGTTGGAGCGCTGCTGACTTTTCTAGACTCTCAAATACATTTAATGGATTCTTCAGAACTGAGTGCTGACGAGAGCTGTATAaaatatttggattttagatttgattGCTTGCCTTTTCAAACCAAGCTGAAGGCGAGTTACAAGAAAAAATACATGAAATTATGTACTTACAGATATAAACTAATTATGTGAAAAAATACAACAAAGCGAGAATGTGCTGCCAGTTCCAGCAGTCTGCTCTCTCTTGTTTTCACTACAAGTTTGGTATCTACAGGGTCCTCCCTTTTTTCATATAAGTTGCTACATTAATCTCCAGTTGTTGAAGATTATTTTATTGTTCTTCTGAATGgatgtgtttttatttaaaagatatcagtaaacacttagggccagattttaaaatccctatgtGCATGGGGCCTCTTTTAAAAACGCCCGGtgacgcatgtaaagccccaggatgcgtgtaagtcccggggctttaataaaggggcggggtggtccaggaGTGGGGCCGTTGcagctgtgtcggaggatcgtgtgccggcaggctgccggtgtgcgcaacttgcgcctgcccagaggcaggcacaaaagataagacaaaggtgggggggggattagagtagggctggggggggggaaggttaggggaaggggtgggaaggcagcatggctcggcacgcgcagggtacacaattgtgcacttcCTTGCATGCGCCGAACCCCCATTCTATAACTtacgcgtacatgtgcgcatgccgggtagcgcacacgtaccttttaaaatctaccccttagtgtgtggttgtttactgaagaggatgttggggaggtacccatactggagaaggttttcatgggtaatgattcagatggactgaaccaaatcacggtgaacctagaagatgtggtaggcctgattgacaaacagaagagtagtaaatcacctggaccggatggtatacaccccagagttctgaaggaactcaggtctgaaatttcatttttattagtaaaaatgtgtaacctatcattaaaatcatccattgtacctgaagactggaggatagctaatgtaaccccaatatttaaaaagggctccaggggcgatctgggaaactacagaccagttagcctgacttcagtgccaggacaaatagtggaaagtgttctaaacatcagaatcacagaacatgtagaaagatatggtttaatggaacaaagtcagcatggctttacccaaggcaagtcttgcttcacttttttgaaggagttaataaacatgtggataaaggtgaaccggtagatgtagtgtacttggattttcagaaggcgtttgacaaagttcctcatgagaggcttctaggaaaagtaaaaagtcatgggataggtggcgatgtcctttcatggattacaaactggctaaaagacaggaaacagagagtaggattaaatatacaattttctcagtggaagggagtgggcagtggaatgccttggggatctgtattgggacccttacttttcaatatatttataaatgatctggaaaatacgacgagtgaggtaatgaaatttgcagatgatacaaaattgttcagagtagttaaatcacaagcagattgtgataaattgcaggaagacctcgtgagactggaaaattgggcatccaaatggcagatgaaatttaatgtggataagtgcaaggtgatgcatatagggaaaaataacccatgctatagatacacaatgttaggttccatattaggtgctatcgcccaagaaagagatctaggcgtcatagtggatgacacattgaaatcgttggttcagtgtactgtggcagtcaaaaaagcaaacagaatgttgggaattattagaaagggaatggtgaataaaacagaaaatgtcataaagcctctgtatcgctccatgttgagaccgcaccttaaatactgtgtacaattctggtcgccgcatctcaaaaaagatataattgcgatggagaaggtacagagaagggcaaccaaaatgataaaaggggatggaatagctcccctttgaggaaagactaaagaggttaggacttttcaacttggagaagagacggctgaggggggatatgatagaggtgtttaaaatcatgagaggtctagaacgggtagatgtgaatcagttatttactctttcagataatagactagggggcactccatgaagttagcatggggcacatttaaaactaatcggagaaagttctttttcactcaacgcacaattaaactctggaatttgttgccagaagatgtgattagtgcagttagtatagctgtgtttaaaaaagaattggataagttcttggaggagaagtccattacctgctattaattaagttgacttagaaaatagccactgctattactagcaacagtaacatagaatagacttagtttttgggtacttgccaggtacttgtagcttggactggccactgttggaaacaggatgctgggcttgatggacccttggtttgacccagtatggcacgttctatGTTTGACTGTAAGTATTGCAGGTCCTTTAAGATGTCATTGAGCACTATAGAcatgtttgtttaatgtttacagATATTTGATGCTCTGCCTTTTACCAAGATTAGCCTCAAGGCATATTACAATCAGTTTAAATCAAACAGTCGAGATTAGTCTGATGGTTACAGTGTCGGTGCAAGAAgggtaaaggaaaagaaaaggggtAGGAGGACAGACATCTGTTAGGAGAAGGTAATGCTTGCAGTAGGATCACGGATCTGGA
This genomic interval from Rhinatrema bivittatum chromosome 4, aRhiBiv1.1, whole genome shotgun sequence contains the following:
- the SMIM4 gene encoding small integral membrane protein 4; the encoded protein is MSANKNIQRLLQLVPGKKRFGIYRFLPFFFLLGGAMEWFMINVRIGKETFYDVYRRKQAERQYQQRIEEGSTSEPQTSVK